catctttcttcatcttgaagcttgttaacTTGTACTTGAAaatatataacttggcactcttcactgctGGTGAGCCCTCATATGTtccctccaatctcttccacacctcattagctctatcacaatccttgatttgctcaaacaccttggaatcaatggcattgtttATGGTGTTGAGAgacattgtattgcattgcttattgGCCTTATCATGGTTGGTGAGATTAtcgagatcaatgatagcatagtcattctcggtcacatcccacaattgatcattgattgaaccaagatacatcttcatctttctcttccgataatcataacatgtgccatcaaagaacagtggtttacccccatatggttgaacacaacttgagccataatttgacatcgaggttgttaagccttcaatcaaacggtgaccatggctccaataccacttgtaaggtcctagtatggctagaggggtgaatagcctatttaaaaatctacaaaccaactagagcaatttgattagtatgacaaatagcgaaatgcaaacttgctctagctctacaagggttgcaagccacctatccaacaattctagttactatgatcactggacccacaatttgctaagtcactactcactaagagctctcacacttgctacactaaagagctccactagatgaactcaaactacaaagcaagctctcaattctagctacactaaagagcttgctacaactagtttgcaagaatataaatgagtgagtaggataatTATACCGCCACGTGAAGGAGTGAACCAATctcaagatgaataccaattcaattatTGGGAGaacaccaaagggcaagagacaaccaatttttctcccaaggttcatgtgcttgtcgGCACActtgtccccgttgtgtcgaccaaaacttggtggtttggtggctaagaggtgttgcatgaacctcatccacacaattggacaccgtaagaacctacccacaagtgaggaaactcaatgacatgagaaatccactagagttactttTCGGCGCTctatcggggaaggcacaagtcccctcacaatcaccgggacATGGCCAGGAACAATCAACAACTCGTGCCAATCCccccgctgctccaagccatctaggtggtggcaaccacaaagagtaacaagtgaacccagcagcgaaacacaaacaccaaatgcctctagatgcaatcactcaagcaatgcacttggattctctcccaatctcacaaagatgatgaatcaatgatggaga
Above is a genomic segment from Miscanthus floridulus cultivar M001 chromosome 3, ASM1932011v1, whole genome shotgun sequence containing:
- the LOC136543825 gene encoding uncharacterized protein: MKMYLGSINDQLWDVTENDYAIIDLDNLTNHDKANKQCNTMSLNTINNAIDSKVFEQIKDCDRANEVWKRLEGTYEGSPAVKSAKLYIFKYKLTSFKMKKDESILEMFHRLQVIVNDLKALGGKIKDDDVSYRFLMCLPDTRDIPVEREGVDKDDKKEDEDNKKKSIEFKASSSFKNKGKLDS